One window of Halichondria panicea chromosome 7, odHalPani1.1, whole genome shotgun sequence genomic DNA carries:
- the LOC135338251 gene encoding uncharacterized protein LOC135338251 → MYQEELEHMKAAIADEGKKRHTLQNLDCFVLDNSIRESTVGQLRGHTIENKWKIYNEVKKCGFKNIVVAAFSHMTRVDDTFIKELMENGEDPSTLYAFSEVTAGISKGVIDKETVPVGLAKMKEHGLINPIIEVDLANTSVNWESCSVKDICDLVIKWIEWSRTNLSKDSKTFINFRDFPIAMTQVPERVLAAVDYFASLLQEKRLLGIIFEEPTGDYLPEEVGAWTTAVRKVMNARKWNDGLLLVHVHKKWGLAETVQLESLCCGADGIWASLAEEGAAMGHACSSITLMNLIRMGNKKVLERYNCTHLRKAAIAVTNITTGDDPHSKQVVYGERALDISFDFGSIAGGLVGKGEFDIAEFFGEKPPVRISTLASTAMIITRLNELFGSNPQFNEQIAEKMKEVMLEDLRSNRKEEYMSEAGLGVLFDRSGGELTKKMGDVIADMEAGTDLEKRLVMEVKERWDTWDLQDEVQGDDALQFDSFYNGFMAPYFGCFKCDDTMAGLKAIDMDNDGLVDWNEFLVYLKWAIHEYDIKTADELLSITFRKGIIPAMRDELQQS, encoded by the coding sequence ATGTATCAAGAAGAGCTGGAACACATGAAGGCTGCCATTGCAGATGAAGGAAAGAAGAGACACACACTCCAAAACCTCGACTGCTTTGTACTAGACAATTCCATAAGAGAGAGCACTGTAGGCCAATTGCGCGGTCACACCATCGAGAACAAATGGAAAATCTACAATGAAGTGAAGAAATGCGGCTTTAAGAACATCGTAGTCGCGGCTTTCTCACATATGACACGAGTTGATGACACGTTCATCAAAGAGCTGATGGAAAATGGTGAAGATCCAAGCACACTCTATGCATTCTCTGAAGTCACAGCAGGCATTTCGAAAGGAGTGATCGACAAAGAAACCGTACCAGTTGGTTTAGCTAAGATGAAAGAACATGGGCTAATAAACCCAATCATTGAAGTCGATCTTGCCAACACATCTGTCAATTGGGAGTCATGTTCAGTGAAAGATATTTGCGATTTGGTCATAAAATGGATTGAATGGTCTCGTACTAATCTTTCAAAGGATTCCAAAACATTCATCAACTTTAGGGATTTCCCGATAGCAATGACTCAAGTGCCAGAACGTGTGCTCGCTGCAGTTGACTACTTTGCATCCCTGCTACAGGAGAAACGATTGCTGGGTATCATTTTTGAGGAACCCACTGGAGACTACTTACCGGAAGAAGTTGGAGCATGGACGACTGCTGTACGAAAAGTGATGAATGCCAGGAAATGGAATGACGGGCTTTTGCTGGTTCACGTGCACAAGAAGTGGGGACTGGCTGAAACTGTACAACTGGAGAGTTTATGCTGTGGAGCTGATGGTATTTGGGCCAGTCTAGCTGAAGAGGGAGCAGCCATGGGCCATGCTTGCTCATCCATCACCTTGATGAATCTAATTCGAATGGGGAACAAGAAAGTACTTGAGCGATATAACTGCACTCATCTGCGAAAAGCTGCAATAGCTGTTACTAATATCACTACCGGTGATGACCCTCACTCCAAGCAGGTGGTGTACGGGGAGAGAGCTTTAGATATTAGCTTTGATTTTGGCAGCATTGCTGGGGGCCTTGTGGGAAAAGGTGAATTCGATATTGCGGAATTCTTTGGTGAGAAGCCACCGGTTAGGATCAGCACACTTGCTTCAACTGCCATGATTATCACTCGGCTTAATGAGTTGTTTGGAAGCAATCCACAATTCAACGAGCAGATCGCTGAAAAGATGAAAGAAGTTATGCTAGAAGATCTCCGTAGCAACAGGAAGGAAGAATACATGAGTGAAGCAGGCCTGGGTGTGTTGTTTGATCGATCTGGAGGAGAACTAACGAAGAAGATGGGAGATGTAATCGCTGACATGGAAGCAGGAACAGATCTTGAGAAACGCCTCGTTATGGAAGTTAAAGAGAGGTGGGACACATGGGACCTTCAAGATGAGGTACAGGGGGATGATGCCCTGCAGTTTGACTCATTCTACAATGGCTTCATGGCACCCTACTTTGGTTGTTTCAAATGCGATGATACTATGGCAGGACTAAAGGCAATAGACATGGATAATGATGGGTTAGTCGATTGGAACGAATTCCTTGTCTATCTGAAGTGGGCTATTCACGAATATGACATCAAAACTGCTGATGAGCTGTTGTCGATCACATTTCGTAAAGGAATTATTCCTGCCATGCGTGATGAACTACAACAGTCTTAA